The Populus nigra chromosome 4, ddPopNigr1.1, whole genome shotgun sequence genome contains the following window.
TTATCACTAAATACCAATTAtttagttaattgatttttctgctATTGTTTTAGGATCGATTTTATGTAACACTTTCCAAACTTATTTACATACCATTTGATAAAAATGATAGAGTACTGGATCCTACGCAGAGTCTAGCTAGCTTAGGTGGTCCAACAACATATAGATGAAATTATGAAAACTCTTCATGATAATCAAGCTCTTGATGTTTTGTTCTTAATTTGGAGGTGTTTTGTTTCATGATAGGTTAATTTCCCTTGCTTCTCcttcaaatttaatttgagagCAATCTAATAATTAATTGAGATTAACAGTGTTAATTAAGTGTTCACtccttttttgttaattaaactAGATAAAAAACAACGAATTAGtggtttaatttcatatttaaattgattattttgtgGAATCCGCATAccatttaaagattttaattattgGATTAAGTTAATTGATAAGTAAAATAACACATTTATACTAGAAGGAATTAGAGCGTGCTTTTTCTCTCGACAATACTAGAAGTAAAATagcacattaattaaaaaaaaaactgttttcgaaaacattttaaaagacAGCATATTGATACAGTAATATGTGTATATTTCAGCTGGTACAAAGAGACCCAGAAGCAGCCATAGTTTGGTTCTGGAAGGCGATAAATGCAGGAGACAAAGTGGATAGTGCTCTGAAGGACATGGCAGTCGTCATGAAGCAAATAGACAGAACTGAAGAAGCCATTGAAGCTGTCAAGTCTTTCAGAGGCCGTTGCTCAAAGCAAGCCCAGGAATCTCTTGATAACGTTCTTATTGACTTGTATAAGGTACCCTTCAAATGCCACTCACtgtacttttaatttcatgccaTGTCCTCAGTTCAATCATCatgtaatttattaatttgcaCGAAAAATTACCCTTttgcaaatttataatttattttttcaagtatttttccTATAGAATTCatcccttttatatatatatatatatatatatatatatatatatatatatatatatatatatatatatatatatagtaaagaaATGACATTAAGGTTAGACTAAGACCCGTTGGCGTTTGCGTCTAAGAGGGTGGCCCAAATAgagattgattaaaatttaatttttttttatttaaaattattgttttttaatgtttttgaatatttttaatgtgataatagcaaaaataaaatttaaaatattattttactatatttctaattaaaaaatactttgaagaaacaacaattatcacattttcaaacatttttttagcATAGATATTAAATCTGATCGGCTTACCTGATTAAACTGATCTGATTGACTTACCAAAACACGAGTGAGATTTATATAaggttaatattttcttttcaaaacaacatggttttattaaaaaatataaaatggttAATccgaatatatataattttctttgcagaaATGTGGGAAAGTAGAGGAGCAGATAGAGTTGATAAAAAGGAAGCTAAGACTAATATACCAAGGAGAGGCATTCAATGGCAAACCCACAAAAACTGCACGCTCCCATGGAAAGAAGTTCCAAGTTTCTGTTAAGCAAGAGACCTCCAGGTTGCTGGTATGGTGTctgttatattatttatttattattgggCTTTACATTTTATAGGTTCCAACTTTTATTaatcttgatgttttttaaatgtgttttttttaaaattgtattaaaataattttttaaatttttttaacattaacgtatcaaaatcattaaaaaaaactctaaaaacaatcaatttgatgattttaaaatgtatttttttcctttaagattgtattaaaataatattttttttgattttttttatttttaatattaacatatcaaaaccataaaaaaaaaaaccactaaaaatatattaatttgatgttttttaaagtcaaatgcattttaaaatgtacttaaacacaatttcaaatgaaaaaataaatgatatcataaatttcaaatgaaaaaataaatgatatcataaatttcaaatgcaaaaataaatgataccataagtttttttttataggatatgtatgtttttgtgatgaaaacatgattttgaaaatattaaatttttttcttgttttaaattattattatttttagatcattttaatatggtaatatcaaaaataaattttaaacaatataaaatatatattattttaatacaaatctaaataaaaatatttaaaaaaacaacccaaatttattattattattggtattaGCTTAGAAGTAGATGGATGCTTTAAGTGATGTTTTCTATGGGCGCAGGGAAACTTAGGCTGGGCCTATATGCAAAAGCCGAACTACATAGCAGCCGAGGTAGTGTATCAGAAAGCCCAGATGATTGACCCAGATGCTAACAAGGCCTGTAACTTAGCCCTCTGCTTGATCAAGCAAGCTCGATACGACGAGGCTCGTTCTGTTCTCCTCGATGTCTCACAGGGAAGACTTCCCGGTTCCGGTGACGTTAAGTCAAGATCACGGGCCGAGGAATTGTTGATGGAAGTGAAATCAAGGGAGACCCCCGATGAGTTAACGGATATGCTGGGCTTTAATcttgatgaggatgatgatttTGTGAAAGGGCTAGAGAAATTGATGAGTGAATGGGCCCCATCTAGATCCAAAAGGCTTCCAATCTTCGAAGAAATCTCTTCATTTAGGGACCCGTTGACTTgttaattttgtatatttagGTAGCTTTTTTGGCTAATGTaggataggaaaaaaaaaaaaaaaaacctgtttggttaaaaagataagaataaaaatgtaaaataaaattgttctgaaatgtatttttaaaatatatgtctTCAAgatctgttttttatttcaagtaaccaaatattattttagtacaaataattttctagctgtgcgtgtttttttattaacatggatattTGGGTCAGCTTGTGTATATCTTGACTAATCTTACAGGTCatgaaattaataactatataagtCTTCAGtgactctaaaatttataagactTAAACTAgtgatttttagaaaataaatttaaaaattactcaATTAATCTCTAGTTGTGCGTGTGTTTTAGAAGATATGAGTGAGGTGTTCATGTTCATGTTGTTTCTATACCAATTACGAAAATGATAATTCTTTGTaagtaattaataaatatgTGAACAGTTTAGATATATGGGCAAAACCAATTTCTCAACTTCTTGATCGAggaggcggcggcggcggcgttttggttttatttgagTTTGAAGTTTGAACATTTGACCGAGAGAGGCTGCTTCTtagtttatattgtttttatcatcCACTTGCTAAGAGGTGTTTCCCAGGTTACCGGTCATTAAGCACCGCCTTTTACGACATCGTTTAAAAAGTCTTAGCATCCCTTCTATAATAAGACGATGGGCGCACCAAACGCAACTCTTGTGTGGCattaacaactatttttttttggttttctctctcttctcgtGAGCTCCATGTAAGAACCTCCAACATTTTAAACcaactcttttaatttattttttatttacatttggttcttatattttttattattttattttattttaaataatatataaaaatacaaatgtttttcaatttcaccaccTCCtgtattttattctttcaaatttgatcttttttttattatttgttttgtttgagataattttttacattatttctttttacaatttgatccctatttttttaatattttttgctttggaaatattttaaaattgatatttctttttataattttattcttcaaaattaaattagttgggaattaaacttcttaattgaaattgagtCAAAGACTTCACGAGTTAcgagttttagagattagacTATGTTTAAGAGATTCATCaatgttttgttggttttttttccctttcttttaagcaggtattttttaattctttttttagagttttactttgttattttttatagattgcattctaatcaagttttttcaatctttttaatatttttatctttcaatattttattcgTTAGAAATTGAGATTCAACTTTTCCATTCTGTTTTCTATAGAATTATCACATTCTCAattgatttattagaaattgactttcaaacttttttttctgcttttcttTTCGTGAAATTATTTCAATCTTATGTCTATGGTAGCAAAGTTTACGAGTTAAccatatttaactagttttttttttattttctaaattattttttatagtctcACTCGTAAACATTGGGTTGTTTAATAATTCAGAAGGGCTCATGTCaagttgtttttatctttttttccattataatttttttgtcagtTCATTTgctattattgtatttttttatttatattatttaaatcatcaattaaattaatgaccCGAGActcttactatttttttaaaaatattattttttatgtaaaaataattagCCAGCTTGCGGAGCACGAGCACAGATTTAGCCAATACTAATCTTATTAGAAtatctaaactaaaaataagaaaagtaaaatagctatggaaaataaaagaaaattccaaTAGCAATTTCTAAACTTGATTTGGGCATGATTTGATATTGGCTCTCGCTAgccaatatcaaaaaataagaaaagtaaaACATCCTCCTGAAATTTCAGCCCAAACTATACTTGTTTTTGTTAGTCAACTTTGTTTGACTTTATTAGGCTTGCTCTAAGATAATAATCACGCAACTAAGTACTAGTAATGAGTTGTGCGGACCAATGGAGGAGTTAGCATTTGACAAAATTCATTAATAGGATTATGTAGAAGGGGCATTGATGGATGTGGCTGGCCTGGTTTTGGGTACAAGATTATAttcaacctaatttttaaaattagatctAATTTTTATACGATATACTATCATTAAATTACAGTGGTCTCTTCTTTCCCTTcaacaaagaaacaaattattttttattacattaaataaacttaataaaaaactaattattttttattacattaaataaacttaataaaaaactagttaACAATAACTTTTAAgtagatatatttttacataaaacaaaaataaatgttatattCACCTGCTATcagatataaagataaaataagtataaaatatacagattagttgaggttgatcgggttttaaaaatttcaaactatTACCTAAtttgtgatatttattttttaatttttaattcattatcatttataatATTCATGTTGATAATACAAGTATTACTGTTGAATCAATTTTTCTAACACCCATGTTATGCAGTTAACTGGACTGGATACAGAGAATGTTAGCATGGGTGGAGGGAGCTCAACAATTTGATCTATCATATGCTAAAAAGCATGGACCTTTTGCACACAGCAAACCACCAAACACCGTTAGGCTCTGGAAAGACACTTtctttcaactaaaaaaatagatcaacaGAAAGAACCAAACCGCCACTTGCAGATTGCAACCTTAATACCAATATTCCTCTGACATAGCCACGCCAGTTGCCAAAACTCATCCCTTCAAGTCTTTCTATCTAAATCTCCACCGCTGAAATATTCACAATCCCTGATAGTTTGTCCGAATGGAAGCGTCAAAGAAAGAGCCTTTGATAATAACAGATAAAGAACAGATGAGGAAATGGTCAAGAACTATGAGATCTCAAGGCAAGAGCATTGGCCTTGTGCCCACAATGGGTTACCTTCATCAAGGCCACATATCACTCGTCAAAGAAGCTCTAAAGCTCACCAACCTCACTGTCGTCTCAATCTATGTGAACCCAGGTCAGTTCGCTCCCTCTGAGGATCTTTCCACATACCCATCTGACTTCCATGGTGATATTAGCAAGCTCATGTCTGTTCCTGGTGGTGTTGATGTTGTTTTCCACCCCCATAATCTTTATGACTACGAAAATGACACgaaaagaaataagaatgaTAAGGGCGCTTGCAAGAATTTAGAGGGTAAAGGGGAGGAGGTGTCATGTTTGGAGGAGTCGGGGATGGGGCATGAAACATGGGTGAGAGTGGAGAAATTGGAAAACGGTTTGTGTGGGAAGAGCAGGCCTCTGTTCTTTAGAGGGGTTGCTACTGTTGTCACTAAATTGTTTAATATCGTCGAGCCTGATGTTGCTGTTTTCGGTAAGAAGGATTACCAGCAGTGGAGAATTGTTCAAAGAATGGTAagacttttcctttttttgtccattggttttcttttgattgacTAAGAAATAGGAATCCTTCACGTTTCTCAGAAAAGAAGTAAACTTTGGTGAATCGATTGAAAACATTTGTTTGCAAGAAAATTTTGCTGGTTGCTGACAAAGATTGTGAAATTTTGTCTCAAGTACTTGTGCGTTTCTCAATAAtcttttcaaatatttcatgaGGTTTAGCACAGGATGATGATGTTCTCTCTCTCACGGACCCCATTTGAGTGGGACAATGGCCTTTTCTTAATGCAGGAGATTCTATCGTTCACTGTTAGGATTTATTATAATAGAGAAAGTTTCGGATGTGTTATGCAATCTTGCATCAACTCAATGCTTCAAGTGTATCTTGTAACTGGATGGTAGAACAAAACAACACATGTCAATGTCTTCATGCAttgtaaaaatgattttatggtTCTATCTCAACTTGAATTAGGATCCCAGTTCATGGATCTCTCggttcgagaaaaaaaaaaaagaagagtatcgagccatttttcttattcttttgacaGATATTAGTATTCAGAACCACATTAGCATTAGTGACCTGGTTTGGTTTTCAAGTTGATCTGTTTTTTCAGTATTCACCTTATAATACTTCTGAAACACCTGGTTTGGTTTCTTAATTTGGAAGGTTAACCCAGCCTTCTTGTTTTTAGTGACATTTTCATCAACTGGTGTATTTTTTGGTTGACTTCCTGCAGGTTCGTGATCTTGATTTTTCCATAAGAATAATAGGTACAGAGATCTTGCGCGATAATGATGGCCTTGCAATGAGTTCTCGCAATGTACACCTCTCTGCAGAAGAGAGGAGAAAGGTTCTTCAAATGATCCTTGGaacttttgattttcaatttcgaTAGAAGTAGATTTGCTTATTGCATGCAGTCCTACTTTCAGCATGAGGAAACTTAAATTACCTCTATCCCTTGGTTTgttaagaaaagaagaattgTCAGCATCAAGAACTCTGTCGCATacttttgattgttaaaatCCCTTTCACTAACTTCCGATTATAGATGATCAGCGTTCACAAATAAATTTGCATTTTGCTGGAGAAAACTCTCACTGGCCTTTTGCTGCTTAGTAagtagattaaaaaagaaaaattgttagCTTCAGATACTTCAACATGTACTTTTAAGAGTAGATGTTTTACTTCTGCATATGCATATTAGCTGAAATGGTTCAATCATATTTTTTGTGCAGAAATTTTTAAAGAGTAGACGTGCTTTTATGCTTTGTGCAGGCTTTGTCCATAAGCAGGTCATTGCTGGGTGCTAAATCATCAGCAGAGAATGGCCACGTAAATTGTAGAGAATTAAGAGACTCAGTTATCCAAGCTGTAAGTGAAGCTGGAGGAAGAATTGATTACGCTGAGGTGAGGGGTGCAGTGTTTGTGTTCCCTAACTCTGCAATTTGAACTTTATTCTGATGGATCCAAAAAcagaacattttttttcttctattctcTTAATTACAGCAGCAGGTATTTCTGAAACTGATGATAATACAG
Protein-coding sequences here:
- the LOC133691954 gene encoding protein SULFUR DEFICIENCY-INDUCED 1, which produces MEAAAAAAGSSRKCSANGGKKEKDLFHVIHKVPAGDGPYVKAKHAQLVQRDPEAAIVWFWKAINAGDKVDSALKDMAVVMKQIDRTEEAIEAVKSFRGRCSKQAQESLDNVLIDLYKKCGKVEEQIELIKRKLRLIYQGEAFNGKPTKTARSHGKKFQVSVKQETSRLLGNLGWAYMQKPNYIAAEVVYQKAQMIDPDANKACNLALCLIKQARYDEARSVLLDVSQGRLPGSGDVKSRSRAEELLMEVKSRETPDELTDMLGFNLDEDDDFVKGLEKLMSEWAPSRSKRLPIFEEISSFRDPLTC
- the LOC133692111 gene encoding pantoate--beta-alanine ligase; translation: MEASKKEPLIITDKEQMRKWSRTMRSQGKSIGLVPTMGYLHQGHISLVKEALKLTNLTVVSIYVNPGQFAPSEDLSTYPSDFHGDISKLMSVPGGVDVVFHPHNLYDYENDTKRNKNDKGACKNLEGKGEEVSCLEESGMGHETWVRVEKLENGLCGKSRPLFFRGVATVVTKLFNIVEPDVAVFGKKDYQQWRIVQRMVRDLDFSIRIIGTEILRDNDGLAMSSRNVHLSAEERRKALSISRSLLGAKSSAENGHVNCRELRDSVIQAVSEAGGRIDYAEIVDQESLQAVEEISSPVVFCIAAWFGKVRLIDNIEIKL